A region from the Desulfobaccales bacterium genome encodes:
- a CDS encoding SRPBCC family protein, giving the protein MRSWLTSWAGGWLRAALLLWVAAIILALGFAAQAGPGEEIRSRLDKGEIIVAAQDKPDSSLKSAEMTAIINAPPEIVWQIITDLNSFKFFMPRTQASMAVAPEKVPEIVKMNPTRAEEVEKLLPRTPANPANYRVPGGKYTVFHYSNLDFPFPCSNRWYITKGVNDETRGAEHYYRTSWALVIGNLKENSGEWILEPYGVNQTKAIYRLITDPGGAIPGFLIKQGTCSTMPQIIQAVRERAAKLSMLKQ; this is encoded by the coding sequence ATGAGATCATGGTTAACATCCTGGGCTGGGGGTTGGTTGAGGGCCGCACTGCTTCTTTGGGTGGCGGCGATTATTCTGGCCCTGGGGTTTGCCGCTCAGGCGGGGCCGGGGGAAGAAATTCGCAGTAGATTAGACAAAGGCGAGATCATAGTTGCTGCCCAAGATAAACCGGACTCCAGCCTCAAAAGCGCCGAGATGACCGCGATTATCAACGCCCCTCCCGAGATTGTGTGGCAGATCATTACCGACCTGAATAGTTTTAAGTTTTTCATGCCCAGGACCCAGGCCAGTATGGCGGTGGCGCCGGAGAAGGTCCCCGAGATCGTGAAAATGAATCCCACCCGAGCCGAAGAGGTGGAAAAATTACTCCCCCGTACCCCCGCCAACCCAGCCAACTATCGCGTTCCCGGCGGGAAATATACCGTGTTTCATTACAGCAACCTGGATTTCCCCTTTCCGTGCAGCAACCGCTGGTACATCACCAAGGGAGTGAATGACGAGACCCGGGGGGCCGAACATTACTATCGGACTTCCTGGGCGCTGGTGATCGGCAACCTGAAGGAAAATTCCGGCGAATGGATTCTGGAGCCGTATGGCGTCAACCAAACCAAGGCGATTTACCGGCTCATTACCGATCCAGGCGGGGCGATTCCCGGTTTTCTCATCAAGCAGGGTACGTGTTCGACTATGCCCCAAATAATTCAGGCGGTGCGGGAACGGGCGGCGAAACTCAGTATGCTCAAACAGTAG
- a CDS encoding DUF933 domain-containing protein: protein MKICSIGFDLPEGKVKYQDERVITLDQKLSPKKITPFYVEFTNDDFSHCDGFLVARERLWDLLILDMEKLEARRDRTVDEAEKEVLKKCLDYLEQEVPLCDGDFTEAELSLLRTLAPLSLKPTLIVAEAPELNDAITQVLKKSGIIFFYTADKKEVHAWPVQRDSDIVTCAGKIHSDLARGFIKADIVNYDDFLQVFNMQEARSKGLVKLVDRDYIIHEGDIIEIRFNI from the coding sequence GTGAAAATATGCAGCATTGGATTTGACCTGCCCGAGGGCAAAGTGAAGTATCAGGATGAACGCGTTATTACCCTGGACCAGAAATTATCCCCCAAGAAAATCACGCCGTTTTACGTCGAATTCACCAACGATGACTTCAGCCACTGCGACGGCTTCCTGGTAGCCCGGGAGCGGCTTTGGGACCTGTTGATCCTGGACATGGAAAAACTGGAGGCTCGCCGGGACCGGACCGTGGATGAGGCGGAAAAAGAGGTTCTAAAGAAGTGCCTGGATTATCTGGAGCAGGAAGTGCCGTTGTGCGACGGGGATTTCACCGAGGCGGAATTGAGTCTGCTTCGGACCCTGGCCCCCTTGAGTTTAAAGCCCACTCTCATCGTGGCGGAGGCGCCGGAGCTCAACGACGCCATCACCCAGGTCCTGAAAAAATCCGGAATCATTTTCTTCTATACTGCCGATAAGAAAGAAGTGCATGCCTGGCCGGTGCAGCGGGATTCGGACATCGTGACCTGCGCCGGCAAGATTCACTCGGACCTGGCCCGGGGGTTCATCAAGGCCGATATCGTCAATTACGACGACTTCCTGCAGGTTTTCAACATGCAGGAGGCCCGGAGCAAAGGGCTGGTCAAGCTGGTGGACCGTGATTATATTATTCATGAAGGGGATATCATCGAGATTCGCTTCAACATTTAG